In Glandiceps talaboti chromosome 6, keGlaTala1.1, whole genome shotgun sequence, one DNA window encodes the following:
- the LOC144436650 gene encoding microfibril-associated glycoprotein 4-like — MWKMAPSTKSIMRLVVAFILYSTFSMAQRDGTSTDRRGSGNSRPPVVCNPQNYIQVDVPKCPANETILGIVTKLDSLEQSLKDLGQTLQDPNKASSAKSRDCFDLLQTGHLSSGSYVIQPDDDDEPIRVHCDMDTDSGGWTVFQRRMDGRLDFFRDWQSYKSGFGHVNAEFWLGNDKLFRLTNQRLYQLRVDMEDFEGNKVYALFGYFSVGDEFGNYKLVVGDYSGTAGDSLSEHGDAMFSTQDRDNDTHEPSNCAENYKGGWWYTVCHTANLNGLYMKGKHDSYADGVEWSAWKGYYYSLKLTEMKIKPVLQ, encoded by the exons ATGTGGAAAATGGCCCCATCTACAAAGTCCATAATGAGACTTGTCGTGGCCTTTATTTTATACTCTACCTTCTCTATGGCTCAGCGTGACGGAACAAGCACCGACCGTCGTGGTTCGGGAAATTCACGTCCTCCAGTTGTCTGCAATCCGCAGAATTACATACAAGTTGACGTACCAAAGTGTCCAGCTAACGAGACCATTCTTGGTATTGTCACCAAGCTAGACAGTTTAGAACAGAGTTTGAAAGATCTTGGACAGACTCTGCAAGATCCAAACAAAGCTTCAA GCGCGAAATCACGTGACTGCTTCGACCTTCTTCAAACTGGCCATCTATCCAGTGGTAGTTACGTCATTCAACCTGATGATGACGATGAACCAATCAGAGTGCATTGTGATATGGACACTGATTCTGGTGGATGGACG GTATTCCAACGACGAATGGATGGAAGATTAGACTTCTTTCGTGATTGGCAGTCTTACAAATCAGGCTTTGGTCACGTGAATGCTGAGTTCTGGTTGGGTAACGATAAGTTATTTCGTCTGACCAATCAGAGATTGTATCAACTACGTGTAGATATGGAGGATTTCGAAGGAAACAAAGTGTATGCTTTGTTTGGATATTTCTCTGTTGGCGATGAATTCGGCAATTATAAATTGGTGGTGGGAGACTATTCAGGAACAGCAG GTGACTCGCTGAGTGAACATGGTGATGCGATGTTTTCCACACAAGACAGGGATAACGACACCCATGAGCCCAGCAATTGTGCGGAAAATTATAAAGGAGGGTGGTGGTACACCGTATGTCATACTGCCAACCTGAATGGACTCTACATGAAAGGAAAACACGACAGTTATGCTGATGGGGTTGAGTGGAGTGCGTGGAAAGGATATTACTACTCACTTAAATtgacagaaatgaaaataaa